The Burkholderiales bacterium genomic interval TGGGCGATGAGGCCAAATGGCTCGTCGAAGGAAGGCATCGCGACAATATCGGCCAAGCTCATCAACTGCATGAATTCGTTTGCAGGCAACCTGCCCCAAACCTCGACAAATGGATGCGGTAGCCCTGGCAGGTTTTCTACCCCGTTTCCGGCGAGAACCAATTTCGCTCGACCCGGCGCGAGCTTGGCGAACGCTTCGATAAGCTCTTTGCCACCTTTCAGAGGGCTGGCACCCCCTCCAAAAAGAATGACGGGCGGGCGGTGCGGCGGGTTGGTTGGGGCAGTCAAAGCAATGTTCTGCAGCTCCAGCGATAATGGGTTCGGCACGACTGCAAAAGGCTTGGGAGATCCAGTTTTGCATAGGATGTATTCCCGGGTGCGCTCGCTGACGAAGAGGAGAAGGTCGGCAGATTCCGGAATGACAGGGTGAGCGAAATGCCGATGGTAATGAACCACGACGGCTGGCCTGTAATCGAGCCGTCCGACAACGGAATCGACGAGCTCTTGCCGGTTGTGAAAATGCAAAATAGAAGGCCGTAATTGCCGAATGAGTTTAACAAGACTTGGGTAAGTGAATGCCCCGAGTCGTAGCATTTTGTTGAACAAACGATTCGTTACGCGATTCTCATAAAAACTGTAAACGCTCACCCCATTCAGGATGAAATGACTCTCGCCTCGCTCTGCCGGGCAACAGGCAATCGAATGTGCGTAGCGCTCGCCATGCGTCGCAAAAGCAGTTATTACCTTTTCTACCGAACCGGCGGTATTCCGGATGTCGGCCCAAAAATGAATATGTAAAACGGAAGGAAGGCCAGAAGTCATCGCAAGCTTTTGTGGGCAGCAACCGTGTGGCCACCTTGGGGGTACAGACGATAATTGGGTGCCTCGAAAAGCCGGTCACAGCGGCGAAAGCCAGTGTTTAACCCCTTGATTTCGCGGGACTCCAGTATTCTCCGGGATGGCGAATCCGATGTTTTTCGAGGTGCCGTTTTGACAATGCGGTAGCCGAAATGACCGAGCATGCTGTTCACGAGGCGTCTGGCGGACACTTTCTATTCCTTGGCTGAAATAATCACGCTGCGTAAGAGGGAAATGACATCAGCCACCGATACGTTCAGGCACGCCCGGTGACTGTGCCGGCACTGGTAGGGGGCATCAAAGGCATGGGAGCAGGGTGCGCACTCCGGCTCTGAAGGCACGACGATTGCCTTCGCTCCCAGGGGTCTCTGGTCCAGGGGATCGGCAGGCCCCATGATGTCTATAACGGGAACCCCTGCTGCGTCGGCCATGTAGGTGACGCCCGAATCGACGCCGACATACGCATCAAGCTGTGCAAGCAGGGCGGGAAGATCTTCGAGAGTCCATCTCCCTGTAGCATCGATCACCCGTTCAGAACCAAACCGGGCCAGGATTTCGTTGGCAAGCCGGCTGTCCTGGCTCGTGCCAATGAGCACCACGCGTGCATTCGTCTGTGACAGGACGCCATCGACCAGCGAAAAGAGCACGCTGGGCGGCAATGCCTTCATCACGTTGCCTGCACTTATTCCGACTCCGAGGTATGGGCCCGCCTCTGGCGCAAGTATTGCCTTGGCCCGCTGAACGGCTTCGGTTGAAGGCTGCGGGATTTCATTGGGCAAGGCCAGCAGATCAGCCACGCCGGGAACCCCGAGCCCTCTCAGCGCCTGCAGCGCCGTGATACGGAAGAGTTGCCCGTGGATGTGGGGTTCACCGTATGTCAGCAAGGGCCAGGCGAGGCGCGCGCTGCCCTTGCGTCGGTCGGGCAACACCGAGATGCGGCGAGGGATGCGTGCCCACAGCGGTAGAAGAAATGTAGAAAGGTTGGGGCTTAAAACGATGACGGCGTCGAAGCCCCGGACGAGGAGTCGGTAAAGCCAGCCTTTGCCTTTCAGTCCGCGAAATCCGCGGGTGGGCAAAGACACGACTTCATCAATCGAATCGAGCTTTGCCGCGAGGGGCGCCGTCACCGGGTTGACCAGGACGGTGACGTGCGCACCCGGCAGAAGCTGCTTGATGGCGCGGAAGACCGGTGTGGTACTGACGAAGTCCCCGATTTTCGCGGTCTGGATGACCAGAACGCGGCGAATCACAACCTTTCTGCGCAACGCTGCCAGGGGCAGCAGCACCGGCGTCGCCAGCCATGTCAGGAGGAGCCAGAGCATGCCGCCTCCCACAAGCAGTTCTGCACGCCTTCCACGTACTGCTCAATGGAATACTTCTGGCTTACGCGTTCCCTGCCTGCCGCGCCCATCTGTGCCCGCAACGCCGGGTTTCTGTAAAGCTGCATGATCGCGTTCGCCAACGAACGGACATCGCCATGCGGGTAGAGCAGCCCGGTGACTTTGTCCGCCACGACTTCGCCCGAACCGACCGCACGCGCAGCAATCACAGGTTTGGCAAGCAGCATTGCCTCCAGAATAACCCGCGGCAGGCCTTCCCGGTGGGACGCAAGCACGAAGATGTCCATCGCAGCGATCCAAGGCAGGGGTTCACGCTGAAAACCGACGAAATGAGTTTGCTCGCTGACTCCCAGTCGGCTGGCAAGGGCGCGCAGGTTGGCTGCCTCGGGGCCCTCCCCCACGATCAAGAGATCCACGCGGGGACCACCTTCATCCCTAATCAAGGCGATGGCACCCAGAAGGTCTGCGACCGATTTGCGGGGAACGAGTTGCCCCACGGTGCCAACGATCAATTGCGAGGTGGACATCCATTCTGATCGTTGTGGTGAGGGCAACGCCTGATGGATGTCGATTCCGTTCGGCACAACCACCAGGAGATGGTCATCAACGCCCTGATCTCGCAACGATTGCGCGACTCCTTGAGAGACGCAGATGATGCGGCAAGCGCTATGGTTGGTTATCGCGACCTCCGTTGGGTTCAGACTCGTCTCGATACGGCAGTGCTGAACGACCGGCAGCCCCGCCAGATCAGCGGCCAGGTAACCCTCGAGGTTCGATGAGGGCTGGTTGTTCATGTAGAGCTGGTCGAAACGGCCGATGCGCAGGAGCTCCGCCAGGCGCTCGGCCATGGGCATGATCCTCCAGCGTTTGTCTATCCGGAATATTGCCTGCCGGCGCCATACGGGCCAAGAACGCAGCAGGCCGCGAACGAGCTCCTTCGTGATTTTGGCCCACAGGGGTTGTCTGGGGGGGCGCAGAACGACGAGCGGAATG includes:
- a CDS encoding glycosyltransferase family 4 protein yields the protein MTSGLPSVLHIHFWADIRNTAGSVEKVITAFATHGERYAHSIACCPAERGESHFILNGVSVYSFYENRVTNRLFNKMLRLGAFTYPSLVKLIRQLRPSILHFHNRQELVDSVVGRLDYRPAVVVHYHRHFAHPVIPESADLLLFVSERTREYILCKTGSPKPFAVVPNPLSLELQNIALTAPTNPPHRPPVILFGGGASPLKGGKELIEAFAKLAPGRAKLVLAGNGVENLPGLPHPFVEVWGRLPANEFMQLMSLADIVAMPSFDEPFGLIAQEAMALGKLLLVSETGGLAEFTGPDCAVTVDPRDPQSLQQGLTAALSLLEPGREHDRRKMLANARLRVATFYPERVTRRLESAYDDALLKASHQENCGTDARGRAS
- a CDS encoding glycosyltransferase family 9 protein; its protein translation is MLWLLLTWLATPVLLPLAALRRKVVIRRVLVIQTAKIGDFVSTTPVFRAIKQLLPGAHVTVLVNPVTAPLAAKLDSIDEVVSLPTRGFRGLKGKGWLYRLLVRGFDAVIVLSPNLSTFLLPLWARIPRRISVLPDRRKGSARLAWPLLTYGEPHIHGQLFRITALQALRGLGVPGVADLLALPNEIPQPSTEAVQRAKAILAPEAGPYLGVGISAGNVMKALPPSVLFSLVDGVLSQTNARVVLIGTSQDSRLANEILARFGSERVIDATGRWTLEDLPALLAQLDAYVGVDSGVTYMADAAGVPVIDIMGPADPLDQRPLGAKAIVVPSEPECAPCSHAFDAPYQCRHSHRACLNVSVADVISLLRSVIISAKE
- a CDS encoding glycosyltransferase codes for the protein MNTGRKTILLFDTGKEWGGGTNSMIELLKRIDRKRFSVVCCFYTDYRRGANGPLLSEELARIGIPLVVLRPPRQPLWAKITKELVRGLLRSWPVWRRQAIFRIDKRWRIMPMAERLAELLRIGRFDQLYMNNQPSSNLEGYLAADLAGLPVVQHCRIETSLNPTEVAITNHSACRIICVSQGVAQSLRDQGVDDHLLVVVPNGIDIHQALPSPQRSEWMSTSQLIVGTVGQLVPRKSVADLLGAIALIRDEGGPRVDLLIVGEGPEAANLRALASRLGVSEQTHFVGFQREPLPWIAAMDIFVLASHREGLPRVILEAMLLAKPVIAARAVGSGEVVADKVTGLLYPHGDVRSLANAIMQLYRNPALRAQMGAAGRERVSQKYSIEQYVEGVQNCLWEAACSGSS